The following are from one region of the Cytobacillus firmus genome:
- a CDS encoding helix-turn-helix transcriptional regulator — translation MTRDEIILKVSDKIRLIRTEAGYTQDKMAEIIGVSKKTLVQIEKGRAEAGWSTVVAVCALFRETETVRFLFGNEPLEVLETIAREGIDYRKEKTLGGKLWWRELKRSNGLILQQNIISQHYRIIDQDHFRIYSSFEELSSKERFEELAAENKDLQQ, via the coding sequence TTGACTAGAGATGAAATTATACTGAAAGTTTCAGATAAGATCCGTCTTATACGTACAGAGGCAGGATACACACAGGATAAAATGGCAGAGATTATTGGTGTTTCAAAAAAGACGCTTGTTCAAATTGAAAAAGGGCGGGCAGAGGCAGGCTGGTCGACAGTAGTAGCTGTTTGTGCTTTATTTAGAGAAACGGAAACAGTCCGGTTTTTGTTTGGAAATGAACCATTAGAAGTTCTGGAGACTATTGCAAGAGAAGGAATTGATTACAGAAAGGAAAAGACTCTTGGCGGTAAGCTCTGGTGGCGGGAATTGAAGAGAAGCAACGGTCTGATTCTTCAGCAGAATATTATCAGCCAGCACTACCGGATTATTGATCAGGATCATTTTAGAATTTACAGTAGTTTCGAAGAATTGTCTTCTAAAGAACGGTTTGAGGAGCTGGCAGCTGAGAATAAAGACCTTCAGCAATAA
- a CDS encoding response regulator transcription factor, with protein MKILVVEDNESVCSMLEMFFMKEGYQGFFVHDGQRGFEHFNKEKWDLIIVDWMLPVMDGVTLCRKIRELSKVPIIMLTAKDSESDQVLGLEMGADDYVTKPFSPLTLMARIKAVTRRFQAEAGADEHHYVASEYFKISKESREAYYNGQLLKNLTPKEFDLLYYLVKHPKQVFTREQLLDSVWGYQFYGDERTVDVHIKRLRKKIGTDEQPFIHTVWGVGYKFDETAAENEG; from the coding sequence TTGAAAATACTTGTTGTGGAAGATAATGAAAGTGTCTGTTCAATGCTTGAGATGTTTTTTATGAAAGAAGGGTATCAGGGGTTTTTTGTTCACGATGGCCAGAGGGGGTTTGAGCATTTTAATAAAGAAAAATGGGACTTAATTATCGTTGACTGGATGCTTCCAGTCATGGATGGTGTGACCCTCTGCCGGAAAATAAGAGAACTGAGCAAGGTTCCGATTATTATGCTGACGGCTAAAGACAGCGAATCCGATCAGGTTCTGGGACTTGAAATGGGTGCCGATGATTATGTGACCAAGCCATTTAGTCCGCTGACGCTGATGGCCAGGATTAAAGCCGTGACACGCAGGTTCCAGGCTGAAGCAGGAGCAGATGAACATCACTATGTTGCCAGTGAATATTTCAAAATCAGCAAAGAATCCAGAGAGGCATATTATAATGGGCAACTTTTAAAGAATTTGACCCCAAAAGAATTTGACTTGCTGTATTATCTTGTAAAACATCCCAAACAGGTTTTTACAAGAGAGCAGCTGCTCGATAGTGTATGGGGTTATCAGTTTTATGGAGATGAAAGAACCGTAGATGTACATATAAAAAGGCTTCGGAAAAAAATAGGCACGGATGAGCAGCCTTTTATTCATACAGTATGGGGTGTGGGTTATAAATTCGATGAAACGGCAGCGGAAAATGAAGGTTAA
- a CDS encoding MerR family transcriptional regulator, translating to MGELANIANVSKRTIDYYTSIGLIKAKRSKSNYRIYSEEVLSDLRFIEECKILHLPLEEIKRKLEMKTKREIQTGEVEKHINAVSLQMKQLQQEITVLMPLINTMNEEQKDGFSRKLTAESTALLRSLSGLTS from the coding sequence ATCGGCGAATTAGCCAATATTGCTAACGTTTCAAAAAGAACGATTGACTACTACACTAGCATTGGCCTAATTAAAGCGAAACGCTCAAAATCAAATTATCGCATATATTCAGAAGAAGTTTTGTCTGATCTAAGATTTATAGAAGAATGCAAAATACTGCATCTTCCGCTTGAAGAGATTAAGAGAAAACTAGAAATGAAAACGAAAAGGGAGATTCAGACAGGGGAAGTTGAAAAGCACATTAACGCAGTCTCATTACAGATGAAACAGCTGCAACAGGAAATAACTGTGCTCATGCCGCTCATCAATACAATGAATGAGGAGCAGAAAGATGGCTTCTCCAGAAAGCTGACTGCCGAAAGTACTGCATTGCTCCGTTCCCTTTCCGGCTTAACAAGCTAA
- a CDS encoding hemolysin family protein codes for MITLNLFLLFLLIALTAFFVASEFAIVKVRTSRIDQLMLEGNPKARSAKQVISSLDEYLSACQLGITITALGLGWLGEPTIERLLHPVFESLNLQASVTHILSFVIAFAVVTFLHVVIGELAPKTFAIQKAEAITLTFSKPLILFYRVMYPFIWILNGSARVVTGLFGLKPVSESEMAHSEEELRIILSESLKSGEINPSEYQYVDRIFEFDNRIAKEIMVPRTEIVTIPEDSSLEETLDLILNERYTRYPVTAGDKDNILGIINVKEILTDCVRKKCEDKHPLLQYIKPVIRVIETIPIHDLLLRMQKERSHMALLLDEYGGTAGLVTAEDILEEIVGEIRDEFDADELPLVQKTGENHYILDAKLLISEANDLLGTTLSDDDVDTIGGWIMTQKYDAAQGDFIEEEGHRFIIKEMDGHHISYIEVLKI; via the coding sequence ATGATCACCCTTAACCTTTTCTTATTATTTTTATTAATCGCATTAACTGCATTTTTTGTTGCATCTGAATTCGCCATTGTTAAAGTGAGGACTTCCCGAATTGACCAGCTTATGCTGGAGGGAAATCCTAAAGCCCGTTCTGCGAAACAGGTTATAAGCAGTCTGGATGAATATTTATCTGCCTGTCAGCTTGGAATTACAATCACCGCACTGGGCCTCGGCTGGCTCGGTGAACCGACTATTGAAAGACTGCTTCATCCTGTATTTGAAAGTCTTAACTTGCAGGCTTCCGTCACTCATATCCTCTCCTTTGTCATTGCTTTTGCTGTTGTGACATTTCTCCATGTGGTCATTGGGGAGCTTGCGCCAAAAACCTTTGCGATTCAAAAAGCAGAAGCCATAACTTTAACCTTTTCAAAGCCATTAATATTGTTTTACAGGGTTATGTATCCGTTTATCTGGATTTTAAACGGTTCGGCCAGAGTCGTTACAGGATTATTCGGACTGAAGCCCGTTTCAGAGAGTGAAATGGCCCATTCAGAGGAAGAACTGCGGATCATCCTGTCTGAAAGCTTAAAGAGCGGTGAAATTAATCCTTCTGAATACCAGTATGTTGACCGGATATTTGAATTTGACAATAGAATCGCCAAAGAGATTATGGTTCCGCGGACCGAGATTGTTACCATCCCGGAAGATTCATCACTGGAAGAAACCCTCGATCTCATTTTAAATGAGCGTTATACCCGTTATCCGGTTACGGCAGGCGATAAGGATAATATTCTCGGAATCATTAATGTAAAGGAAATTCTAACTGACTGTGTAAGAAAAAAATGTGAAGACAAACACCCCTTACTGCAATATATTAAACCCGTTATCAGGGTGATAGAAACCATTCCTATTCACGATTTGCTTCTTAGAATGCAAAAGGAGCGTTCACATATGGCGCTTCTTCTTGATGAGTACGGGGGAACCGCTGGATTGGTCACAGCAGAAGATATCCTGGAAGAAATCGTTGGTGAAATCCGGGACGAATTTGATGCCGATGAGCTTCCGCTTGTTCAAAAGACAGGGGAAAACCACTATATCCTTGATGCGAAACTGCTGATTTCAGAAGCAAATGATCTTCTGGGTACAACATTATCCGATGATGACGTGGACACCATCGGCGGCTGGATCATGACGCAGAAGTATGATGCAGCTCAGGGAGACTTTATTGAAGAAGAAGGTCACAGATTTATCATTAAAGAAATGGATGGACACCATATTTCTTATATTGAAGTTTTGAAAATTTAA
- a CDS encoding hemolysin family protein: protein MDILNLVFIAILIALTAFFVTSEFAIVKIRSSRIDQLIEEGNKNAIAAKKVISNLDEYLSACQLGITITALGLGWLGEPTIEHLLRPVINSFGLPSSISHVISFTIAFAFITFLHVVVGELAPKTLAIQKAEAVTLLTTRPLIWFYRVMYPIIWALNGSARLLTSMFGLKPASEHELAHSEEELRIILSESYESGEINQSEFKYVNKIFEFDNRIAKEIMVPRTEIVSLSKDDTLEDFLQIVQEEKFTRYPIIDGDKDHIIGMVNIKEVMTDLIMNRELSSSTLESYIRPIIRVIDSIPIHELLLKMQKERIHMAILMDEYGGTSGLVTVEDIIEEIVGEIRDEFDMDEVPMVRNTQEGQYIIDSKVLVSEVNDLLGTGINDEDVDTIGGWILTENYEAKQGDIIEHEKYRFKILDMEEHHIKYVEVTAVPETEEPAPAKKVPFTESEVLS from the coding sequence TTGGACATATTAAACTTGGTTTTTATAGCCATTTTAATTGCTTTAACGGCTTTTTTCGTTACTTCGGAATTTGCCATTGTTAAAATACGAAGTTCCAGAATTGATCAGCTAATTGAAGAAGGCAATAAAAATGCAATTGCTGCGAAGAAAGTGATTTCGAATTTGGATGAATACCTTTCAGCCTGCCAGCTGGGAATTACCATTACAGCACTTGGTCTTGGCTGGCTGGGTGAACCGACAATTGAACACCTGCTGCGTCCGGTGATAAATAGTTTCGGTCTGCCGTCATCCATTTCACATGTTATCTCATTCACCATTGCTTTTGCTTTTATCACCTTCCTGCATGTAGTTGTAGGAGAATTGGCCCCAAAGACTCTGGCGATACAAAAAGCAGAAGCGGTAACACTTTTAACAACACGTCCTTTAATCTGGTTTTACCGGGTTATGTATCCGATCATTTGGGCGTTGAATGGTTCTGCCCGCCTATTGACCAGCATGTTTGGATTAAAGCCTGCTTCTGAACACGAATTAGCGCATTCTGAAGAAGAACTTCGCATTATTTTATCAGAAAGCTATGAAAGCGGCGAAATTAACCAATCTGAGTTTAAGTATGTAAATAAAATCTTTGAGTTCGATAATCGGATCGCGAAAGAAATCATGGTTCCGCGTACTGAAATTGTTTCTCTCTCAAAAGATGATACGCTTGAAGACTTTCTGCAAATCGTTCAGGAAGAGAAATTTACTCGATACCCCATTATAGATGGAGATAAGGATCATATCATTGGCATGGTCAACATTAAAGAAGTCATGACAGATCTCATTATGAACCGGGAATTATCATCAAGCACGCTTGAATCTTACATTCGTCCCATTATCCGGGTCATTGACAGCATACCTATCCATGAGCTTCTGCTAAAAATGCAAAAAGAACGCATCCACATGGCCATCTTAATGGATGAATACGGCGGTACCTCGGGGTTAGTGACTGTTGAGGATATCATTGAAGAGATTGTCGGCGAGATCCGTGATGAGTTCGACATGGATGAAGTACCGATGGTCAGAAATACGCAAGAAGGCCAATATATCATCGATTCAAAAGTTCTCGTCAGCGAAGTCAACGACTTGCTGGGTACCGGTATTAATGATGAAGATGTTGATACCATTGGCGGATGGATATTGACTGAGAATTACGAAGCCAAGCAAGGTGATATAATCGAGCACGAAAAATATCGATTTAAAATTCTGGATATGGAAGAGCACCATATTAAGTATGTTGAAGTGACAGCAGTACCTGAAACAGAAGAGCCGGCACCTGCAAAAAAAGTCCCCTTTACTGAATCAGAAGTATTGTCTTAA
- a CDS encoding ArsR/SmtB family transcription factor: MTDENPLYPADLDEETLFMVSQTFKALSDPTRLRILHLLFHGEYSVNEIAENLSLLQSTVSHQLRFLKNLRLVKFRREGTTLFYSHDDEHVISLLNQAIEHSQHS, encoded by the coding sequence ATGACAGATGAAAACCCGTTGTACCCTGCCGACCTGGATGAAGAAACTTTATTCATGGTTTCCCAGACTTTTAAAGCTTTATCCGATCCAACAAGGCTTAGAATTCTTCACTTATTATTTCACGGAGAGTATTCTGTAAATGAAATTGCGGAAAATCTATCCCTGCTTCAATCTACCGTTTCTCACCAGCTTCGCTTTTTGAAAAACCTGCGTCTGGTAAAATTCCGCCGTGAAGGAACAACTCTCTTCTACAGCCATGATGATGAACATGTTATAAGTTTATTGAACCAGGCTATTGAACATAGCCAGCATTCATAA
- a CDS encoding sensor histidine kinase, with product MKVKYFYQLLISHVSILILAFLLLSLLFSQFVENYIFENKVEELDSYGEQILTDITVRIEGDEQFLTEYSQLLDARNIKYILFDHKGRVLYPELKSDPMIQLTKSEWAEISKGKKVTVKHDIERFGQEVTLVALPYMQGGNLVGGVLLLSPITGAMEVVSQLNRFLLYTIFISLSATILLSLVLSKNLIKRITELRNAASMISSGNYDINVPYTYMDEIGELAKDFNDMAARLRESNEEIRRLENRRRKFIADVSHELRTPLTTISGLAEGIKGGLIPEADTEKGMILIDREAKRLIRLVNENLDYEKIRSNQLQLHKMDIDLMEAFEIVKEQLEIQAEEKGNGIYIEAEEGVSVYADYDRLIQILVNIVKNSIQFTEQGSIFLRGKEDTDQTLIVIEDTGIGIDPKEIESIWLRFYKADLSRTNHSFGEFGIGLSIVKQLVQLHSGEIAVSSEKGAGTKFTIRFPREQ from the coding sequence ATGAAGGTTAAGTATTTTTATCAGCTGCTGATCAGTCATGTCAGCATCCTAATCCTGGCATTCCTGTTATTAAGCCTTCTATTCTCCCAGTTTGTCGAGAATTATATTTTTGAAAATAAAGTGGAAGAGCTCGATTCCTATGGAGAGCAGATCCTGACAGACATAACAGTCAGGATAGAGGGGGATGAACAATTTCTGACAGAATACAGCCAGCTGCTTGATGCGAGAAATATCAAATATATTCTCTTTGATCATAAAGGGAGGGTCTTGTACCCTGAACTTAAATCGGATCCGATGATTCAGCTGACCAAATCCGAGTGGGCAGAAATTTCGAAAGGAAAAAAAGTAACTGTAAAGCATGATATAGAACGTTTCGGCCAGGAGGTAACATTGGTTGCCCTTCCATATATGCAGGGGGGCAATCTTGTTGGCGGAGTTTTGCTTCTGTCCCCAATAACAGGTGCTATGGAGGTTGTCAGCCAATTAAATCGATTTTTATTATATACCATTTTTATTTCACTCTCAGCGACCATCCTTTTAAGTTTGGTTCTCTCTAAAAATCTGATCAAGAGGATAACGGAGCTTAGGAATGCTGCCTCTATGATTTCATCTGGGAACTACGATATCAATGTTCCTTACACCTATATGGACGAAATTGGGGAATTGGCCAAAGACTTTAATGATATGGCAGCAAGACTCAGGGAATCTAATGAAGAAATCAGAAGACTGGAAAATAGAAGAAGGAAATTCATCGCAGATGTCTCGCACGAGCTTCGGACTCCATTGACCACTATCAGCGGTTTGGCTGAAGGCATTAAGGGAGGTCTGATCCCGGAGGCTGATACAGAAAAAGGGATGATCCTGATAGACAGGGAAGCAAAGAGGCTTATTCGGCTGGTGAATGAAAATCTGGATTATGAGAAGATCCGTTCCAATCAGCTGCAGCTGCATAAAATGGATATTGATCTCATGGAAGCCTTTGAAATTGTTAAGGAACAATTGGAAATTCAGGCAGAGGAAAAAGGTAACGGGATTTATATAGAGGCTGAAGAAGGGGTTTCGGTGTATGCGGACTATGACCGGTTAATTCAAATTCTGGTAAATATTGTAAAGAACAGCATTCAATTCACCGAGCAGGGCTCCATATTTTTAAGGGGCAAAGAAGATACCGATCAGACATTGATTGTAATAGAAGACACAGGTATAGGCATCGACCCGAAAGAAATTGAGTCGATCTGGCTGCGTTTTTATAAAGCTGATTTATCCAGGACCAATCATTCATTTGGTGAATTTGGCATTGGCCTTTCCATTGTCAAACAACTTGTTCAGCTGCACAGCGGAGAAATTGCTGTCAGCAGTGAAAAAGGGGCAGGGACCAAATTTACGATTAGATTTCCGCGGGAGCAATAA
- a CDS encoding histidine kinase N-terminal domain-containing protein, whose protein sequence is MTIETNNAILELLLTEKENLLSEWNEKILINKDDPFKDKIKDNGEAMFQLIIQILIRDGQELENYIQKLAYTVAEQRVKADINIGDFVYNVNLGRTIVLNIFNRSEIHFHELQRQYERIGYCFDKFLYHAVSRYTDAKDQIIKEKTQFIDSTHKDRLTLLGQMTSSFIHEFRNPLTSVQGFIQLLKSENPSMKYLDIISNELEQLNFRISQFLLLSKKELIGKEKITFSLNELIDEVLIFLYPSILDGKVTILQDIKDDIYLVGYADEIRQVFINIIFNAIDVLTQYRSDPVIHIKSKWTSDGQIRLDISNNGPRIPDHLINSIFEPFVTTKTLGTGLGLFVCREIIEKHQGTLTCDTESDWTVFSITLPTEKPAKDMS, encoded by the coding sequence ATGACGATTGAAACAAATAATGCCATATTGGAACTTCTGCTGACTGAAAAAGAAAACCTCTTAAGTGAATGGAATGAGAAAATCCTCATAAATAAGGATGATCCTTTTAAAGATAAAATTAAGGATAATGGCGAGGCCATGTTCCAATTAATTATTCAAATCTTAATAAGAGACGGGCAGGAACTGGAAAACTATATTCAGAAACTGGCCTACACCGTCGCTGAACAGCGAGTAAAAGCAGATATTAATATTGGAGACTTTGTTTATAATGTCAACTTGGGAAGAACAATAGTTCTTAATATTTTTAATCGTTCCGAAATACATTTTCATGAACTCCAGAGACAGTACGAAAGAATCGGTTATTGCTTTGATAAATTCTTATATCACGCTGTGTCCAGATATACGGATGCCAAAGATCAGATTATTAAGGAAAAAACACAATTTATCGATTCCACCCATAAAGATAGATTGACGCTCCTTGGCCAAATGACTTCAAGCTTTATTCATGAGTTCAGAAATCCGCTTACCTCTGTACAGGGGTTTATTCAGCTTTTAAAATCCGAAAATCCCTCCATGAAGTATTTGGATATCATCTCAAATGAACTGGAGCAGCTGAATTTTAGAATTTCGCAATTCCTGCTTCTCTCTAAAAAGGAACTGATCGGAAAAGAAAAAATTACATTTTCTCTAAATGAATTAATAGATGAAGTCCTGATATTCTTATATCCCAGTATCCTGGATGGAAAGGTTACGATCCTTCAGGATATAAAAGATGATATCTATTTGGTTGGCTATGCGGATGAAATCCGCCAAGTCTTCATTAATATTATCTTCAATGCCATAGATGTGCTTACACAGTACCGCAGTGACCCTGTCATCCATATTAAAAGCAAATGGACTTCAGATGGGCAAATAAGACTGGATATTTCTAATAATGGGCCAAGAATTCCGGATCATCTAATCAATTCCATTTTTGAGCCATTTGTTACAACAAAAACACTCGGAACGGGGCTGGGGCTATTTGTCTGCAGAGAGATAATTGAAAAACATCAAGGGACTCTGACATGTGATACCGAATCAGACTGGACCGTTTTCAGCATAACTTTGCCAACTGAAAAGCCGGCTAAAGATATGAGCTGA
- a CDS encoding GNAT family N-acetyltransferase has protein sequence MFSLKVDEELELQLFQIHHSEELFSLVDRNRSHLREWLPWVDNMASPVQYHSIIPIWLKQFADNNGFNAGIRYQGKLAGSIGFHHIDWNNRQTSIGYYLAENFEGKGIMTRSVQAMVNHAFFDLKLNRIEIRCGIRNGKSRAIPERLGFRQEGIIRDGEFLYNRYHDLAIYGMLAREWNV, from the coding sequence TTGTTTTCTTTAAAAGTAGACGAGGAGCTAGAATTGCAATTGTTCCAGATTCATCATTCGGAAGAGTTATTCAGCTTGGTGGACCGGAACCGCAGCCACTTAAGAGAATGGCTTCCATGGGTAGATAATATGGCTTCACCTGTTCAGTATCATTCGATCATTCCTATATGGCTGAAACAGTTTGCTGATAATAACGGCTTTAATGCCGGAATCCGTTATCAGGGAAAACTTGCAGGCTCTATTGGTTTTCACCATATAGACTGGAACAACAGACAAACCAGCATTGGATACTACCTTGCTGAAAATTTTGAAGGCAAAGGAATAATGACACGAAGTGTGCAAGCCATGGTCAATCATGCTTTTTTTGATTTAAAACTGAACCGCATCGAAATACGCTGCGGAATTAGAAATGGAAAAAGCCGTGCGATCCCTGAACGGCTTGGATTTCGCCAGGAAGGAATCATCCGGGATGGCGAGTTTCTTTATAATCGATATCACGATCTTGCCATATATGGAATGCTGGCAAGGGAATGGAATGTGTAA
- a CDS encoding transglycosylase domain-containing protein, whose translation MRKKTSVIKKFQSTWNKLHLTQVSILLASTLVLAFLSFVYFSYKDADISALEAGLAQSTVIYDADGEVASKISANKNEGISIDQIPDHMKNAVIAIEDHRFYEHGGIDLKGIGRAFLTNVKAGGIVEGGSTLTQQLTKNALLSAEKTYKRKLEEFFLALEIEKEYSKDEILQMYLNQVYFGEGAWGIKRAAMKYYGKDVEDLSVSEAALLAGLVKAPSAINPYQNEEKAIERRNTVLDRMKEHNFITEKEWEKAKNEKLVFEDSGGDPFKGKYPYYVDVVLEEAINKYNISLDELLSDGYQIYTELDQDMQSSVEETYTNDQLFPKGTGDQQVQSGAVLLDPKNGGIRALAGGRGEHTLLGHNRAVHKVGQPGSTMKPIVPYTAALETGWKITDELKDERMTFGKDYEPNNYNGQFRGNVPMYEAVKDSLNVPAVWLLDEIGVDKGVDAAKRFGIPEEAINQNLALALGGTSVGVSPLTMAQAYAVFANGGERPEAHSITKIVDKDGVTVAEWKGENTRVISKDVADKMTTMLLGVVQHGTGKAAQIPGREVAGKTGSTQMTIEGIDGVKDQWFVGYTPQLVGAVWVGHDKTDANNYLTTSSSEGTAPIFRAIMSEALKNQEAESFNVPHIAGLMEQRQKEQQRKAWEDNIKKETEKIKEKIEKEKEKWKEKWNKGKEKHKEKDKDKKKDKKKDKEKKNH comes from the coding sequence ATGAGAAAGAAAACTTCAGTTATTAAAAAGTTTCAGTCAACTTGGAATAAGCTGCACTTGACACAGGTATCCATATTGCTTGCATCTACTTTGGTCCTGGCTTTCTTAAGCTTCGTCTATTTTTCATATAAGGATGCGGATATCAGTGCACTCGAAGCAGGGCTTGCACAATCCACAGTCATTTATGACGCTGATGGGGAAGTAGCCAGCAAGATCTCAGCAAATAAAAATGAAGGCATTTCCATAGATCAAATTCCTGATCATATGAAAAATGCAGTGATTGCCATTGAAGACCACCGTTTTTATGAACACGGGGGCATCGATTTAAAAGGAATAGGCAGGGCCTTCTTGACAAACGTGAAAGCAGGCGGAATAGTCGAGGGCGGCAGTACGCTTACCCAGCAGCTGACCAAAAATGCACTATTATCTGCAGAAAAAACATACAAAAGAAAACTGGAAGAATTCTTCCTGGCCCTTGAAATTGAAAAGGAATACAGCAAAGATGAAATTCTTCAAATGTATTTAAACCAGGTTTATTTCGGAGAAGGCGCATGGGGGATCAAACGTGCGGCGATGAAGTACTATGGAAAAGATGTTGAGGATCTCTCCGTTAGTGAAGCAGCACTGCTTGCAGGGCTGGTTAAAGCCCCATCAGCCATCAATCCTTACCAAAATGAAGAAAAGGCAATTGAGAGAAGGAATACCGTCCTTGACCGTATGAAGGAACACAACTTTATTACTGAAAAGGAATGGGAAAAAGCAAAAAATGAAAAGCTTGTTTTTGAAGACAGCGGCGGCGATCCCTTTAAAGGGAAATACCCATATTATGTAGACGTGGTTCTGGAAGAAGCGATTAATAAATACAATATTTCGCTTGATGAGCTTTTAAGTGACGGGTATCAAATTTATACAGAGCTTGATCAGGATATGCAGAGCAGTGTAGAAGAAACCTACACAAATGATCAATTATTTCCTAAAGGTACTGGAGATCAGCAGGTTCAAAGCGGAGCCGTACTTCTGGATCCAAAGAATGGCGGTATCCGTGCTCTTGCAGGCGGAAGAGGTGAACATACCCTTCTTGGCCATAACCGTGCCGTTCATAAAGTAGGCCAGCCCGGATCGACCATGAAGCCGATTGTGCCTTACACAGCAGCACTGGAGACGGGCTGGAAGATCACAGATGAACTTAAAGATGAAAGAATGACATTCGGCAAAGATTATGAGCCGAATAACTATAATGGCCAGTTCCGTGGAAATGTGCCAATGTATGAAGCGGTAAAGGACTCTTTAAATGTCCCTGCTGTATGGCTTTTGGATGAAATTGGTGTGGACAAAGGGGTAGATGCGGCGAAGAGGTTTGGCATACCTGAAGAAGCCATCAATCAAAATCTTGCACTTGCTCTTGGCGGCACAAGTGTTGGAGTTTCACCTCTGACCATGGCACAGGCATATGCTGTATTTGCAAATGGCGGCGAGAGGCCGGAAGCACACTCCATTACAAAAATAGTTGATAAGGATGGAGTTACAGTAGCAGAGTGGAAAGGTGAGAATACAAGAGTCATTTCCAAGGATGTTGCGGATAAAATGACAACTATGCTTCTCGGGGTAGTTCAGCATGGTACAGGGAAGGCTGCCCAAATACCAGGCAGAGAAGTTGCAGGGAAAACAGGCAGTACACAAATGACCATCGAAGGCATTGACGGAGTTAAGGATCAATGGTTTGTCGGCTACACACCACAGCTGGTAGGTGCTGTATGGGTAGGCCATGATAAGACAGATGCAAATAATTATCTTACTACCTCGAGCAGTGAAGGTACGGCTCCGATATTCCGGGCAATCATGTCAGAAGCCCTGAAAAATCAGGAAGCAGAGTCATTTAATGTCCCACATATTGCCGGTCTGATGGAACAAAGGCAAAAGGAGCAGCAAAGGAAAGCTTGGGAAGACAACATAAAAAAAGAAACAGAGAAGATTAAAGAAAAAATTGAAAAAGAAAAAGAGAAATGGAAAGAGAAATGGAATAAAGGAAAAGAAAAACACAAGGAAAAAGATAAAGATAAAAAGAAGGATAAAAAGAAAGATAAAGAGAAGAAGAACCATTAA
- a CDS encoding universal stress protein produces the protein MYFNKIVLGYDDTDGSRQALNMAIGLVKQNPEAQLLVAQVFEETVENIPLNNEKAVEPVRTNGYLLEGIQIPPLPVYHDESSSNTHARVKHSVDNTFYNAREILEPYNINTKFDVIEGNPAESICEYAAAENADLIIVGSSGKGGIKKMFLGSTSTKIARNAPCPVLIAKDKENPQIP, from the coding sequence ATGTATTTTAATAAAATTGTATTGGGCTATGATGATACAGACGGAAGCAGACAGGCATTGAATATGGCAATCGGATTAGTTAAACAAAACCCTGAAGCTCAGCTGCTGGTTGCTCAGGTCTTTGAAGAAACAGTTGAAAATATTCCCTTAAACAATGAAAAAGCGGTAGAGCCTGTAAGAACGAATGGCTATCTGCTTGAAGGAATTCAGATCCCTCCTCTTCCGGTTTATCATGATGAATCCTCTTCCAATACACACGCAAGAGTAAAGCATAGCGTAGACAATACTTTTTACAATGCAAGGGAAATTCTTGAGCCATACAACATTAATACGAAGTTCGATGTTATTGAGGGGAATCCTGCAGAAAGCATTTGTGAATATGCAGCTGCCGAAAACGCAGATTTAATTATTGTGGGAAGCTCAGGCAAAGGCGGAATTAAAAAGATGTTCCTGGGGAGCACCAGTACAAAAATTGCCAGGAATGCTCCTTGCCCCGTGCTTATAGCTAAGGATAAGGAAAATCCGCAAATCCCTTAA